In Gammaproteobacteria bacterium, one DNA window encodes the following:
- a CDS encoding NUDIX domain-containing protein translates to MAYCYEHPHPALTTDVVIFTIRDAQLEVLLIRRAAEPYRGSWALPGGFVDIDEDLEASAMRELREETGVTGVYLEQLYTFGAPRRDPRERVISVAYYALVPSDRLQLRAASDAQALAWFPLDALPPLAFDHDEMIAMAHKRLASKLDYSTIALQFMPDQFTLSALQKVYEIVLGEALDKRNFRKRVMAYSCIEDTGEVARYGNHRPARLYSVTSPGTVEFIK, encoded by the coding sequence ATGGCATACTGCTACGAACACCCGCACCCTGCCCTAACCACCGATGTCGTCATCTTCACGATTCGTGATGCGCAACTTGAAGTCCTTTTGATCAGGCGGGCAGCTGAGCCCTACCGGGGCAGTTGGGCCCTTCCAGGGGGCTTCGTGGACATTGACGAAGATCTTGAGGCCTCGGCCATGCGGGAACTCAGGGAGGAGACTGGCGTGACGGGCGTCTATTTGGAGCAGCTCTACACCTTCGGTGCGCCCAGGCGTGACCCGCGTGAGCGTGTCATTTCTGTCGCTTACTACGCCCTGGTTCCATCCGACCGGTTACAGCTTCGCGCAGCAAGTGACGCCCAGGCGCTGGCTTGGTTCCCTCTGGATGCATTGCCCCCCCTTGCATTTGATCATGACGAGATGATCGCCATGGCCCACAAGCGTCTCGCATCCAAGTTAGACTACTCCACCATTGCGCTCCAGTTCATGCCGGACCAATTTACCTTGAGTGCATTGCAGAAGGTCTACGAAATCGTTTTGGGCGAGGCACTTGATAAGCGTAATTTTAGAAAGCGCGTTATGGCTTATTCGTGCATTGAAGACACTGGTGAGGTCGCGCGGTATGGAAATCATCGGCCAGCGCGACTGTATAGCGTTACATCACCTGGGACGGTGGAGTTTATTAAGTGA